tagagacatggtttcaacatgttggccagcctggtttcaaactcctggcctcaagcaatccacctgtctcggcctcccaaagtgctggggctacaggcatgagccaccaggcccagccccaaatttgttttcaaaatacacCAGTACAAAGCAGTCTCCGTTTGCATGCACTATACCTGCCTGAAGACCTGGTCAGTCAAAACTCATATTCTTTCCCCATAGAAATAAACTTGAAGTAAGGAAGATGGCAATTCAAAGCCTGTATATGGATCTATAACTACCTAATTCAAGAAGAAGCATCAGTGGAAAAATCAGAAGTAATGCTGAGGAAATGCAAGCATGTTCACTATACTCCATAGTATGGCAGTTACCTGGGTATAAGCCAAATGGCTTCTAAAATCACTGGCATTCAGTAGCATTTTTAGCACTAGGACTAACACCATTACTTACCAAATCCTTGGATGACATTATTATGagagattaaagatttaaaattataaaaacagtaactgttaaaatagcataaaaattAGCAAACTCACTGGCAGAAGTTCCAACTAATGTAAAATTCTGCAAAGTTCAGAAATATTGGTGTTTCTGTTTACCAGCAAAAGTGATGCTGCCATGTGGCAATAATGTAAACAGATTTTTACATTCACCTGGGgttataattttcaaattttgaacatAAATATGTTtactgacattttaataatatgatcaggttaaataatttgaatttgcACAGACACCTCCATTCGCCATTTCACTGGCTTGTATCGATACTACACACATCTCAAGAATTTTAAGATCTAGGACAATGCTGCCATTCAGTTTTTCGTTCTGCAAACAGTTGGTGAGCACCTGCCAGAACCTGCTGGGTACACAGTAGATACTTAATACATATCCAATCTAGAATTTTCACTCAAATCACATTTCACCagatatctacaaataaaaatttccagaTCTCAACTGAAGACctacttattttaaataatctggCATATGAAAAGAGGGTGATTTAAGTCATATTTTGATATTTGCAAGCATTTGCTATTTTTACTGAAGATCTGACCAATAAAGATTCTATAGATATAATaccaaaaagagtaaaaaatgtagagtagaaatacaaaaaactaacctaAAAGGTCTCCAAATCCATCCAGATAATCACACCACAACCTTTGGAAATCAATTATCCCATCAATCCTTTTCTGTATCACAGTCCATCCACCTCCTCTGTAATCCATGTCACACATTACCTAAAACAAGCACAGGGAAGCACAAAATAATACAcgattattttcattatttgataATATAACACTCACGCTTCATCCTTAGGCCTAGAAAAAGAGACGATACTGCCACTGAGTTTTCAATGCAATCatatgccattaattcattcagatttttttgtatctctagaaATAATGctgtttattataaaacaaacCTGTAATTAACCTAAATAATGctgtttattataaaacaaatttgtAATTAACTTAATCACAGTCCCTAtaacaatcatttttaaaaatatgtatttgcagcatttttttctttctttcttttttcttttttttttttttttgagatggagtctctgtcacccaggctggagagggagTGGCGCgatccggctcactgcaagctccgcctcccgggttcactcaattctcctgcctcagcctcctaagtagctggaactacaggcgcccgccagcacgccttttttagtagaaacggggtttcaactgtgttagctgggatggtctcgatctcctgacctcgtgatccgcctgcctcggcctcctagagtgctgagattacaggcatgagccaccgcgcctggccgtatTTGCAGCAGCATTTTAAGGTTATGCTGTTATTACTCAACTTTACAAATATTCTTCAGTTTGTATAACAGTATTGCTCTGATATGGCAGAGCAATGTATTTCTCTATAAACTTTTGAATTAAAacactggggtgtgtgtgtgtgtgtgtgtgtgtgagaaatgTGTTCACGTGTTTGTCTTTGCTCTTTTCTCCCACAAGCCTGGAAGGCCTGTGTTCAGACTGGCATTTTCAGAGAAAGGCATGATCTGTGCCCACTCAGCAGGTGCTCATAGACACATCTGTTGATGCTGTGTAAAAGCTCCTAAAAGGACCTCTGTAGGGGACGCATAGAAGCAATATAgggaagaaatcagagaaaaattcTCCCTCAGAAACTTCCCGCATAGAGACAGAGATAAGGCAGTGTGGAGGAAGTTAAGGAACCAGCACTTTCCCACAGAAGAGGTGATTATGCATCCCactcttcacaaaattagaagcCTTCCTTTTCCACGTCTGTTCAGATCTAGTTTTGAATCTGTAGGTGAAGTCActtaggtaattttaaaattatttcccacCTAATTTCCAATTTTTTGACATCTTGTCAatagatttcaaataaaataatggtaGTAACTCTAAGAAGAGAAACCAGTAGTACCTACTTAGAAAAAAAGTGACTTTATTATCCAATAAAGGTTATCAATAAGGTATAAGTATCATAAACTGTCTTCTGCACAAAGAAGTGcccaggaaaaaatatatataatatatataattgtatatgtgtgtgtgtgtatatatatatacacacatgaataTATTCCATCAATATGCATAGTCTCTGGTAGAAATTTCTACTAGATATCCTTGCAGAGAACTACTAAGAATAGACATAAGAGTAATTTATCAATTTCAGAATGAATCAGCTTTTCAGTCTGCCTTGCACTCCACTGAAaggttttttaattattaatttctcATGCAATCACATAAAATCATCTATCatcaaaagaaatgataaacatatACAGGAAGAGAAGTCAAAAGTATTTTTAGTAAGCTCCAAGGCAAAGCACACCATTATTTTCCAATACCCACAGGCTAATTAAAGCAAGCAAGTATTATATTGCATAGTTCTGCCTGCTATAGTTCTGCCTATTCTGAGGATAATATAAGCTTTCGCATCAGATGGATTTACTTTAAAGAGTATAACCATGGAAACTCAAATAGAAAAGTGAAAGACAGACTCTAGCTCTTTTAATAATTCATATTTTGGGCATTAGaattctaaaacaccaaaatttTGAAACTAGAACTTTacctaatttatttaaaatttttcaaggaaaaattaaatattaaaacaatttaaattttaacataaattaaaTTGGTTGGATGTTTATCTTAGCCCACGTAATACGGGAAAACTTTACCTCAAATGGGTAGCTAGATCCTTCTGGGTGAATTATGTATAAACCACTTGGTGTTTTGGTGACAGAACCAATGGTATCCTTAATATCAGTGCAATCTAAACCtagaaaagcaaaattatttaattgGGATATTTTCAACTGTACATTTAAGGCAATCATTTTACTATAGAGAATTGATAGTGCTATTATTATCataattttcattaataatattattttaactcctgcaaaatgaaaaatggtcacaattttagaaataagaagaaaacataagggattAAAGAATTTATGCTGCAAGAAGCCTTCACTTATAATATCACTGTTAGTGATTTGTTTCCTATACTGTTTAAAAGTTTCATTTGGGATCAACacttattaaacatattttataattacacATTCTCTTTCCCAATAAATAATGCCCTTTCAGAAATTTAAGTTTATCTTAGAGGATGTAATGTTTAAAGGAAGTCTACATAAACGGGGAGGAGAACACCAAAACGAATAAGCAAATTAACCACTATAGACACATCTTTCAGTATTCTATTCCCaacttcagagactgaggtgtTTGAGACCACTAATACCAGCAGCcaaaggaagaaaggggaaatcACTTTCTTAACCAAGAAATTATGCCTGATGTTAGAGCCTACTCTGTTTACAACAGTTAGAATTATAGCCCCCCATAATCACCTTCTCCAGAGCACTCATCTCTAAGGGATTGTAAACATGTGTATGTGGATATGGATATTACATTTTCTGGAAGATACTCTACTCTGTAGCATcttttataaatgaaacaaattcaACCCTTAGAGTGTCCATTATCCAAATGCCCATCTTAACATCCTAGTTCTACCCCTAACACTTTACTTCATTGTGTTGTCCTAACCATTTACGTAGTAAGGTATTACACAAAGCCCttaccacagtgcccagcacatccaaataatgaagaaaatgccatctacaaaaaagttagctatAAAAAGTCATTTGCTTTCCCCTTCGTCTCTAGGAGACATAGATTTGTTGTTGCCTGTGTCCTTAATTGTTAAGAGATATTCTTATAATGACTCTATGCTCAGAGACATGATACAAGTTCACACTGAAGGACTGATCTGGGTTGGAGTATCTGCTTTATCATTACCTTTCAAATTAACGTGAACAGATTATTTCGATTTTTCTGGGCTGGATATTTCTTatctgatgatgatgatcataGCAAGCCCTTATATTGCTCTCCCTATGActtgggcaatttttttttccttgtgataAACATTTGATTCGGGCAATATTTTAAGAGACTTtcctgtatttattcatttaatcctcacatcaactATAAGAGGTAGGTACTATCagtttactgatgagaaaacataTCAAGAGAGCAGCAGGTCAGAAATTTGAAACCAAGGATTCTGACATCAGAGTCCATGCTCCTGACTACCACACCATACGTGCTTTGGGGCAGTTATgagatataatgaaataattttactaaCAAAATAACGTGAGAAAGTGCCTGTCTTCCTACCTATCACATAGAAGATTTTCAGGCActgtttattctcttctttttcgAAGAAGAATATAAAGATCATGTTCTAGGcactcaataatatttatttgtttaaacattTGGGGATAAATTCATATTTATAAGATTTATAGGGTATTTTTCCTAGAAGTCCAAGCCTTTAGGAATTAATATGCTGTATTTTAGTATTAAAAGTGCTAACTTTCAGTTTATTCTtgtcttacatttctttttcctttcaaattttatGCCccaattttaaacatttcaaacatGTCAGAAACATTTTTTACAGGTGGGAGGAACTTTGacgctttcttttcttctatctgaAGATGAATTATTAATAAGATGTAAACCAGGAGCCCAGAACAATGCTACAGAAAACAATGTTATTTTCAACAGCTTCAGGATATCTTTATACAGGCATGGCTTTCACATGGTTGAAAAAGTATCCCATTTTAAGAAAGTACCACATTGTCTGTGGTGAAATTTGCTTAATGGCAGGTATTAACCCTCCAGTCTGTTAGAGAACGGTGAGCTGcagtttttaaacaaaacttttaaatggATCGACCTGTCCAGGAAAATTTTAAGCAATAAAAGACAAACATGTAAAGGCTGAAATACCAAAGTTCTCACCATGTGACTGAACTGGTCTGTGAGGAAAAGGATCCAGTTGTTTTCTAAAAACTTCTGTAGTCAAAAGGAGAACTCTATTCATGAGCTCGTTAACCTAAACACGTGCATACACATTTAAGTAaatttatatttgaagaaattgccATCTTTAAGCCTCTCATAAACCCAGCTCTGAAATACATAACAGTGTCCATTTCTCTAGATTGAGTTCTTACCACTTTAACAAACAATAAAGACAAAGCTAAATAGCAATCATTGAATTTCGTAGTATCTACCTCCTTAACATTGATTTTATCTGCCCCTATTTCTGCATTTGGCTGCTCTTGCACATCTGTCTTTCATACCTTGTCCAAACCATTGCTATAGTTTCTTACCTCCTCCCTTGGCTCTTTCTTCCTCAAGTCACTGGCCACACAAGTTGATCAGATTGTGGCATTTCCTTGCTTAAACACTACAGTGGCTCTTTGGTGTGGTACGATTTCGTTCTTGCCTATTCCTATAGTCAGTTTTCCTTAAATACTCAGCCTCACCAGCCACTCCACCCTGCATCAACTCCAGGAAGTTTCCCCAGAATGGAATGTCCTCTTCGCCTTACCCAacctgtatgatttttaaaacatttattcatcCTTTATGACTGTTCACAGACTTTCTCCTCTGGGAAACTTTTTTGTATCTGAGAGTTCTCTTTTGTGCCATTCTAACAACCACATTTTTGTCAATACATTTTAATGCTCCACTAGACTGTATACCACTTGAATAGTTCAATTGTtttactgctttttgtttgtcTAAAGTTTACTATGGTGCCTCTAACATAGTAGGCGCTACATAGATGTCTGAacatgaaagcattttaaaaaaagattataccTCCAGCTAATTATACATCAACGTGCACATGCAATAAAAACACAATGCTAAAACATCTATACCTGATTAGACAAATAATCCAAGGAAGTTTGTTGCTCATCCATCATATTCCTTAGTAGTTTTTTGGTACTTCTTGTGTAGGAAACAATAGAATTTTGCAAATTTCCTTAACCATAATAAGAAGTGGCTGTTAAGTATTATACTGTTATAGAAAACAATCACAGTGAAAAATAGTGAATTTTACCTGATTTTGGATGTGTATGTTAACTCAATACGATCTCAATTTATCTTAATACTCAGAATTACATATTTTAGttagtatatattttgtttaactcAGGATTAACCCCAGAAATGATTGTGTCAATACTTATTAATGAAACTATGCTTCCTActaatataaattacccagaatAATTAATCTGTTATAATTAAGAGACAATGTTCTGATTATAAATTCTCACCTCATAAGATGAGATATATAGAGGCAGGAGGTATAGGAGTCATCAATTCTTACTGTATAAGAAAGTTAATGGTAACAATTTTATACCAggcaagttaatttttaaaagtacatcttggttttaatttttctattaatactatatttatataattaaattgctagcacatacatatacatacacataataaATCTTAGTCAAAGGTTTTGGTTATTTGGTTTCTGACTAAACATTTACCatgcattttccttttaaaaatgtttttatcttaggagaaaATTTCTTATAGTGAAGTTGTGATAACAGtacaaataacttttttcctAACGCCTTTGAGACCATGTTGCCATGATGTACCATCTTGCCATTTCAGTGTGTATTTCTTACACCAAAGACATTTCTAATAACACAACCatcaaaattaggaaataaaCATTGACTACCTATATTTCTCAGACCCTATGTGAGTTTTACCCAAGATAGCAATAATGATGCCCCCTATAACAAAAGGGCCACACATTATTACAtatgttattctttaaaaatttattttccaagtttCTTTCCACCAGCAGTAGGATCGCATTAATAAATCTTGATAGTTTTAATTCTACCTCACTcagcttcctctctcttttttattttcagtctctcACTTTCTATTAGCTTTTTCCTGAATTTAGCCATCTGTCTTAATAGGCCTAAAGCTGCACTCATTGGTTTGAGAAGCCTGAGACCCTTTTTTTACACACAGAATTAGCTACATAGAAAAAGGATCCattcatttaccaaatatttattaagcacctatcaTGGGCCAAACAATAAAGCTTCTAGCCTAGGATGATCAGGATGTGTAGAAAATGACCCAGACAAAAGCTAAAGTATACTTTTCAATGTCTAGCCTAAAAATAATGAATCATATACCcttattattgtgtttatttttaatacttactacacatgaaatgtttttcttctcgTGTAATTTTAGTTTTAACATCACATGATTCCTCACAGTCTTCCTTACAAACAGTATCATTACTTTTACTTTCATCTTTTGCATTAGATACATCTTCTACAATGTTAACTACTGAAGAGtcctttatattaaaaaaatagaaataagaaaaaatacattacacATGTTATATGACATAATACATAATAAGACTATAGGGAAAAGCTTAGATTTCAGGAAAGACAAGgctgatcatcagagaaaaatATAAGCTATTTAATTCAAACTTCTACAAATAAACCTGATGAGTAAATAAAATCTAATGGACCAATTTCTTAATATCCTAGGTAGTCACTCACAGGAcaatatttgaaatatgaaagTTTGTGGAACAGCTTTTTTTAAGCAACGTGATTTTTTATTACCTATCAGATATTTCATTGAAAAGTTGTGGGCTAGTTTTTAATCTAGGCctgaaatgtctttaaaattttttcataagATATTTGTTGAGTCAATCTTCAGTTTATAGCTTCCTCAGTTTAAAAACAGTAATATTAAAGCAATTTTtcaacatttctaaataaatgttttaattgttCCATAAATTATATTTGGTAGTTAtgattaatcttttcaaaattctAATCATGCTTTCCTAGCTAATATAATATTGCTAAAATTCTTACCGTAGAATGATGTACACAGTTACCTTGTACAGCTTctccacaaataaaaatacatacatttatgaaTAAGAGTGAGGCTTGGAATGGAGACATCATATTTTTCTTGGACAGATGAAAACACTTCTTCAAATATCAGTCAGCTCTCTGTGGAAAGAACTACAGAGCATAgagtcttcagttaaaaacctctGGAAAGCGTACAACAAAAACAGAAGCCAATACTTACTAGTTTCCATGCCCTGGTTTGAAACAACACCCTTCATATGAAAAACAAAGTAGCCTCTAGAGATCCTGACATTTTAAGTTGTACAATTCCTTTTTTATCACTTCATGTCTGTATTATATATCCAATTTTTTGCAATATAGGcaacaaatagataaataagtaaataaataaataaatgacagatgTGGATAAATAAAGCATGAATTTATAAATTCATCTAATTTTTGTGAGTCAGTCTTTTCTTgccttgggaaaaaaaatgcatttgataagCTACACAGCAATAATTGCAAACTGCTTGCAAAAAATAGGAAATAGAAATGACTGAGGGAGTGGTAAAAATATTACCTTGGAACTATTTCTATAAAATGCTAAGTAGAAATTTGATCAAGGTGGACATCCAGAGCAGATAATTCAGActtaaaatacacttttaaaatgccaaatttctttttctttttttttttttttaaatttatttattattatt
Above is a genomic segment from Chlorocebus sabaeus isolate Y175 chromosome 1, mChlSab1.0.hap1, whole genome shotgun sequence containing:
- the ANGPTL5 gene encoding angiopoietin-related protein 5, which codes for MMSPFQASLLFINVCIFICGEAVQGNCVHHSTDSSVVNIVEDVSNAKDESKSNDTVCKEDCEESCDVKTKITREEKHFMCRNLQNSIVSYTRSTKKLLRNMMDEQQTSLDYLSNQVNELMNRVLLLTTEVFRKQLDPFPHRPVQSHGLDCTDIKDTIGSVTKTPSGLYIIHPEGSSYPFEVMCDMDYRGGGWTVIQKRIDGIIDFQRLWCDYLDGFGDLLGEFWLGLKKIFYIVNQKNTSFMLYVSLESEDDTLAYASYDNFWLEDETRFFKMHLGRYSGNAGDAFRGLKKEDNQNAMPFSTSDVDNDGCRPACLVNGQSVKSCSHLHNKTGWWFNQCGLANLNGIHHFPGKLLATGIQWGTWTKNNSPVKIKSVSMKIRRMYNPYFK